The candidate division WOR-3 bacterium sequence CCCGCACCTTTCTGTTTTGCGAGATCAAGGATCTGTATCACCCTTTCATAAGTAACTTCTGAATCCGTGGAAACGATGACCCTTTTCTCCAGGCTTCGGGCGAGCAACTGGGGCAATAGTTCTTCCAATTTTTCGTAGGTAACCGGTTCTTCGTTTAAAAGAATCCCCCCATCATTTAAAAGGTGGATATTCACTTTTATATCGCTCACCTCTGCTGCCGAACCCGTAGCTACACCCGGTGTATTCACAAAAATGCCGGATTCAAAAAACAGAGGTATGGCCACAATAAAGCCAATAACTAATGAGAGGGCAATATCCACTAATGAATTGAGAATCAAACCTTGAGGCTCGGTGGTGAATTGAATCTTTTTTCTCCTTCTCATCTTCAGGCCGGTTTGTTTATATCAACCATTTTAAAACTTCCAGGTAGTATCCTCAGGGGGAGGGTTGGATGACTGTTTGGGGGTGATGGTAGGTTCGGGGTTCGGTGCTGGAGATTTTTTCCGCATCGTATCTAAGAGCACGATCAGTTTATCACAGGTCCCTTCTAAAGCGAGCGCCAATTCATTGCTTTTTTTGGTATAATAATTATAAAAGAAAAGAGTCGGAATACCGATGAAGAGTCCGAAGGCGGTTGTAAGGAGTGCCTCGGCAATTCCAGCCGAGATCACCGCAGGACCACCAGAACCGGTTATTGCAATATTATGGAAGGCTCGAATCAAACCGGTTACAGTCCCTAAAAGTCCTAATAATGTGGCGGCATTGGCTAAAGTACCCATCCCGCCCAGATAACGGTCAAACTTCAATTTCTCTTCAATGACATAGCTGGAAAGCACATCATAAAGATTTTCCGCATCAAGATGCTGATTTTGGAGTGCAACTGCAAACAAGCCATATAAAGGGTTCTTTTTCTGCTGGGCATAAGCCAGTGCAGAACTTACGCCCTGATTGCGCAATATCTGACTGAAGCGTAAAAACCCGATCCGGGTATCAAAACTATT is a genomic window containing:
- a CDS encoding MotA/TolQ/ExbB proton channel family protein, which produces MILGQPLIEIFKGSIVMIILLICSVIALALIIERFLYFARNSFDTRIGFLRFSQILRNQGVSSALAYAQQKKNPLYGLFAVALQNQHLDAENLYDVLSSYVIEEKLKFDRYLGGMGTLANAATLLGLLGTVTGLIRAFHNIAITGSGGPAVISAGIAEALLTTAFGLFIGIPTLFFYNYYTKKSNELALALEGTCDKLIVLLDTMRKKSPAPNPEPTITPKQSSNPPPEDTTWKF
- a CDS encoding biopolymer transporter ExbD, with product MRRRKKIQFTTEPQGLILNSLVDIALSLVIGFIVAIPLFFESGIFVNTPGVATGSAAEVSDIKVNIHLLNDGGILLNEEPVTYEKLEELLPQLLARSLEKRVIVSTDSEVTYERVIQILDLAKQKGAGELALLRSRR